A stretch of the Lolium perenne isolate Kyuss_39 chromosome 3, Kyuss_2.0, whole genome shotgun sequence genome encodes the following:
- the LOC127338706 gene encoding uncharacterized protein, with product MGNEMGNNNVIGQQVSEDGAKDFDKPMDHPDCSPVLNNTNDKEKDDPKDVDMPEVLNVPLISNGGDDKMDSHQTKTLVANEELDEKNRVSLQDQVSTQDDHVMSNLRRQEETVVPVGSTIEDMTSNKDTSLSDEKFKQLVNESAEGSEASTISNPATLLQENFEGHPKDDEESCNQEVAAVVGNLVGEDAVENLEEGQTQVSTVCDQSTPSPIQGETTSDYRDAATKEVVMEDEPRERGNPSYVRAEDDANQETSKSEEKQKICEIGKSCKTTAINIVLENGHEVLEDKKIHGLENQEEEFPKCEAYGALDTGEAVSQLQSALAVPIATNGREFQKHVLDIASVGVISDPLSAEMEHNVIEITEKAQGGTIGKYVAKKNEEDNFEGGEKSNGIHDFVRIVNHGEEPKCLGPLPILNEEKVQEEVVIEEFAAVMTATSFALQLAEDSVKEDIKPTSSDSNEGTTTSTYEAKTTDTQETMNNSQCDQTQQVLLEELDVVKFENSETLSTCMQLVECSSATELIFPNVSHKEREGASSKDASFTSEISEQKVTGVVAFAAESKQNDLIANADKFSQEHCLVEKPTLGRHAGEETPLLLSAESISSSSYSGEQDMKVVKDIPITNIALMQAKHEAVEESEKSPLLSPREPSEGAFRAPNQSARNNRPLHSLVSEDRVGRWSLLKEQEPVRKNISSPRSKEKQEPKPSLFALCMCCTTATN from the exons ATGGGCAATGAGATGGGCAACAACAACGTTATTGGTCAACAAG TATCGGAGGATGGTGCTAAGGATTTTGACAAACCCATGGACCATCCAGATTGCTCACCTGTGCTCAACAACACGAATG ATAAGGAGAAGGACGACCCTAAGGATGTAGATATGCCAGAGGTACTAAATGTCCCCCTCATCTCTAATGGTGGAGATGATAAAATGGATTCACATCAAACAAAAACCTTGGTTGcgaatgaagaattagatgagaaGAACAGGGTCTCACTTCAGGATCAGGTATCAACACAAGATGATCATGTGATGAGTAACTTACGCAGACAAGAAG AAACAGTTGTCCCTGTCGGAAGCACAATTGAAGATATGACAAGCAACAAAGATACTTCATTATCTGATGAGAAATTCAAACAACTTGTAAATGAAAGTGCAGAGGGTAGTGAAGCAAGTACCATATCAAATCCGGCCACATTGTTACAGGAAAATTTTGAAGGTCATCCCAAAGATGACGAGGAATCTTGCAATCAAGAAGTTGCAGCGGTGGTCGGTAATCTAGTTGGAGAAGATGCAGTTGAAAACCTAGAAGAAGGACAAACTCAGGTATCAACAGTATGTGATCAATCAACACCATCGCCAATACAAGGAGAGACTACATCTGATTATCGTGATGCTGCGACTAAGGAGGTCGTCATGGAAGATGAGCCTAGAGAAAGAGGAAATCCATCATATGTACGAGCAGAAGATGACGCCAACCAAGAAACATCCAAGAGTGAAGAGAAGCAAAAAATCTGTGAAATTGGCAAAAGCTGCAAAACTACAGCAATAAATATTGTGCTTGAAAATGGTCATGAAGTACTAGAAGACAAGAAGATCCACGGGTTGGAAAATCAGGAGGAAGAATTTCCCAAATGTGAAGCATATGGTGCACTCGATACTGGTGAAGCTGTTTCCCAGTTGCAGTCAGCTTTAGCAGTTCCCATTGCAACAAATGGCAGAGAATTTCAGAAACATGTACTGGATATAGCTTCAGTAGGAGTGATCTCAGATCCTTTAAGTGCAGAAATGGAGCATAATGTAATTGAAATAACAGAGAAAGCACAAGGGGGAACTATTGGCAAATATGTTGCAAAGAAGAATGAAGAAGATAATTTTGAGGGGGGTGAGAAATCTAATGGTATCCATGACTTTGTCAGAATTGTCAACCATGGAGAAGAACCTAAATGTTTAGGCCCTCTTCCTATTTTGAATGAAGAAAAGGTACAGGAAGAAGTCGTCATAGAAGAATTTGCTGCGGTTATGACGGCAACATCATTTGCTCTTCAACTAGCAGAAGATTCTGTCAAGGAAGATATAAAACCCACCAGCTCAGATAGTAATGAAGGAACCACCACCTCCACATACGAAGCAAAGACTACAGATACACAAGAAACAATGAACAACTCACAATGTGATCAGACTCAACAGGTACTGCTTGAAGAACTTGACGTTGTCAAATTTGAAAACAGCGAGACTCTGAGCACTTGCATGCAGCTTGTGGAATGCAGTTCAGCGACAGAATTGATCTTCCCTAATGTATCCCACAAGGAGAGAGAAGGTGCATCTTCTAAAGACGCAAGTTTTACTTCTGAAATCAGTGAGCAGAAGGTCACAGGGGTTGTAGCCTTTGCTGCTGAATCGAAACAAAATGATTTAATTGCAAATGCTGATAAGTTTAGTCAGGAACACTGTCTGGTCGAGAAACCAACTCTAGGAAGACATGCTGGTGAAGAGACTCCATTACTTCTCAGTGCAGAAAGCATCAGCTCTTCAAGTTATTCTGGTGAACAGGATATGAAAGTAGTCAAGGACATCCCGATAACCAACATTGCTCTGATGCAGGCCAAACATGAAGCCGTGGAAGAATCTGAGAAGAGTCCATTGTTGAGCCCTAGGGAGCCATCAGAAGGAGCTTTCAGAGCACCGAATCAGTCTGCCAGAAACAATAGACCACTGCATAGCTTAGTGTCAGAGGACAGGGTTGGTAGGTGGTCGCTGTTGAAGGAACAAGAACCAGTTCGAAAGAACATCAGTTCTCCTAGAAGCAAAGAAAAGCAGGAGCCAAAACCATCCCTCTTTGCCCTTTGCATGTGTTGCACGACAGCTACGAACTGA